A stretch of Aedes aegypti strain LVP_AGWG chromosome 2, AaegL5.0 Primary Assembly, whole genome shotgun sequence DNA encodes these proteins:
- the LOC5575570 gene encoding 4-coumarate--CoA ligase 1: MATYNPNAKLWSGPALPGVFNPEANLGQIFLNVMSRHPSKVIQINADTGYEMNCAELKKRSVRVALNLRKLGYRQGDLVTLACINTDNVVPVYVGCLTLGLVVNPLAAVFNKDDLGHMMRLTQSKVVFCDVNNLTVVKEAVDEAIRVKPRIYVMGAASECALSVEDLLSPVEGEESFEAPYLGNSKAIMAAILCSSGTTGRPKGVCYSHAHLIEAEGFAETLNAGPIFNFSQLFWLTGVLSVHTSLLYIRPRVITTQSFSVDAFFSIIENYKVEDTFTPPACIEAIQSHPRYRSINFSSLKRWTIGGAPVSTDILASLAKRFQATDVKPIYGCSEVGLIVSSMLPFAIGSVGSLSKNVTVKIVDDLGNKLGPNEKGEIRARFKHQFLGYLNNAQMTLDASDDEGFFKTGDVGYFDANGFLYVVDRIKDIIKYMNYQISPSDLEEVILKIDGVKQVCVAGVPTVDRSSDLPTAMVVLQPGSKLTEGEIVKQVEQQVGDYKRLRGGVYFVDRLPLSPSGKILRRVVREMLWEIKGFK; encoded by the exons ATGGCAACATACAACCCAAACGCGAAACTTTGGAGCGGTCCAGCGCTACCAGGTGTTTTCAATCCGGAAGCCAATTTAGGGCAAATTTTCCTAAATGTTATGTCAAGACATCCATCCAAAGTGATTCAGATCAATGCCGACACCGGATATGAGATGAACTGCGCTGAGTTGAAGAAGCGAAGTGTCCGCGTGGCTCTGAATCTCCGAAAGCTGGGCTACCGACAAGGTGACTTGGTAACGCTGGCTTGTATCAACACGGACAATGTGGTTCCTGTATACGTCGGATGTCTGACTTTAGGATTGGTAGTCAATCCTCTAGCTGCGGTGTTCAACAAGGATGACCTGGGTCACATGATGCGATTGACGCAGTCGAAGGTCGTGTTCTGCGATGTGAACAACCTCACAGTGGTGAAGGAAGCTGTAGATGAGGCTATACGCGTTAAACCGAGGATCTACGTGATGGGCGCTGCTTCAGAATGCGCTTTGTCGGTGGAAGATCTTCTGTCTCCAGTGGAAGGCGAAGAAAGTTTTGAAGCGCCTTACCTTGGGAACTCGAAAGCCATCATGGCAGCGATTTTGTGCTCTTCGGGTACTACAGGGCGTCCAAAAGGTGTTTGCTATTCGCATGCCCATCTAATCGAGGCCGAAGGTTTCGCAGA AACTCTGAATGCCGGACCGATCTTCAACTTCAGTCAACTGTTTTGGTTAACCGGAGTGTTATCCGTTCACACTTCTTTACTGTACATCCGACCACGAGTCATCACTACCCAATCGTTCAGTGTCGACGCCTTTTTCTCCATAATAGAGAACTATAAAGTGGAAGACACCTTCACTCCTCCTGCTTGCATAGAAGCCATCCAAAGTCATCCTCGGTACCGTTCGATCAACTTCAGCAGTTTGAAGCGCTGGACCATCGGTGGGGCTCCGGTATCTACGGATATCCTGGCTAGTCTAGCGAAACGCTTCCAAGCAACCGACGTGAAACCTATCTACGGTTGTTCTGAAGTGGGTCTCATCGTCTCTTCTATGTTACCGTTCGCGATTGGATCCGTTGGATCGCTTTCCAAAAATGTGACGGTAAAAATTGTGGATGACTTGGGAAACAAGCTTGGTCCCAACGAAAAAGGGGAAATACGTGCCAGGTTCAAACATCAATTTTTG GGATACCTTAACAACGCCCAAATGACTCTGGATGCCAGCGATGACGAAGGGTTCTTCAAAACCGGAGATGTCGGCTATTTCGACGCGAACGGTTTCCTGTACGTGGTCGATCGCATCAAGGACATCATCAAGTACATGAACTACCAGATATCGCCGTCGGATTTGGAGGAAGTGATTCTGAAGATTGACGGGGTGAAGCAGGTTTGCGTCGCCGGGGTTCCAACGGTGGATCGTTCGTCCGATTTGCCGACGGCTATGGTTGTTCTGCAACCGGGTTCAAAGCTGACGGAAGGAGAAATCGTGAAGCAGGTTGAACAGCAAGTTGGCGACTACAAACGTCTCCGTGGAGGAGTATACTTCGTCGATCGTTTACCCTTGTCACCATCGGGGAAAATTCTTCGAAGAGTTGTGAGGGAGATGTTGTGGGAAATTAAAGGGTTCAAGTAA
- the LOC5575590 gene encoding 4-coumarate--CoA ligase 1: protein MSRYDSANKTWSGQVEPNILNPEANIGQVVLNLLSRTPDKIIQINADSGYEMTCAEMKRRIVRVALHLKNLGYLIGDLATLACSNTENLVPVYFACVTLGIAVNPLAPVFKRDDLAHMMRLTQSKVVFCDEANRVEVEEAVKEAIRIRPRIYVMGNGRGAALSVDELLTPVEGEECFFPPYLGDSKKLTATVLCSSGTTGLPKGVCLSHAHLISGELFSDALNAGPLFNFSPLFWMTGVFAAHNSVLYTRSRVITTKPFSAETFFSIIQQYQAEDIFTPPSAIAAIQSHPSYRTVQLGSVKRWLIGGSTVAPEIISSLRERFMTIDVKPIYGCSEFGCVTSPMLPAGSLAKNLTVKIIDENGRKLGPNEKGEICLQYQYKFLKYLNNEEMTIKAFDDEGFYKTGDIGYFDSEGFLHVVDRIKDIIKYMNFQISPSDLEDIILKIPGVGQVCVAGIPTKDQSSELATAVIVKQPGSSLSAKEVVDTVNDQVSDYKKLRGGVFFVDQLPMTPAGKVLRRSVKDMIVLGKY, encoded by the exons ATGTCCCGATACGATTCTGCGAACAAAACCTGGTCCGGCCAGGTTGAACCTAACATATTGAACCCGGAAGCCAACATAGGGCAGGTGGTTCTGAACCTTCTCTCGAGAACGCCAGATAAGATTATCCAGATCAATGCCGACTCCGGATATGAGATGACCTGCGCCGAGATGAAGCGACGAATCGTTCGGGTCGCGCTTCATTTGAAGAATTTGGGCTACCTGATCGGAGATTTGGCAACGTTGGCCTGCTCCAATACGGAAAACTTGGTCCCGGTTTACTTTGCGTGTGTGACTCTGGGGATCGCGGTCAATCCCTTGGCTCCGGTGTTCAAGCGTGACGACTTGGCCCATATGATGCGTTTGACGCAGTCAAAGGTCGTTTTTTGTGACGAGGCCAATCGAGTCGAGGTGGAAGAAGCCGTCAAGGAAGCTATTCGCATCCGGCCGAGGATTTATGTCATGGGTAATGGACGTGGGGCAGCCTTATCGGTCGATGAGCTGCTTACTCCGGTAGAGGGAGAAGAATGCTTCTTTCCACCTTATCTAGGCGATTCCAAAAAGCTGACGGCGACAGTTCTTTGTTCTTCTGGTACCACTGGACTACCGAAAGGAGTATGCCTTTCCCATGCACATTTAATATCTGGCGAACTATTTTCCGA CGCTTTGAACGCCGGGCCGCTTTTCAACTTCAGTCCCCTTTTCTGGATGACTGGGGTGTTCGCAGCTCACAACTCAGTTCTGTATACTCGTTCGCGAGTCATTACGACGAAACCATTTAGCGCCGAGACGTTCTTCTCCATCATCCAGCAGTACCAGGCGGAAGACATCTTCACGCCTCCATCGGCCATTGCAGCTATTCAAAGTCATCCCAGTTACCGAACGGTACAACTGGGCAGTGTGAAGCGTTGGCTCATAGGTGGTTCAACGGTTGCTCCCGAAATTATATCCAGTCTTAGGGAGCGATTCATGACCATCGACGTGAAGCCAATATACGGATGCTCGGAATTTGGCTGCGTAACCTCTCCGATGTTGCCCGCCGGATCGCTGGCCAAGAATCTTACAGTGAAAATTATCGACGAAAACGGACGAAAGCTGGGACCGAACGAGAAGGGCGAAATCTGCCTGCAATACCAATACAAATTCTTG AAATATCTCAACAACGAGGAGATGACGATCAAAGCCTTCGATGACGAAGGATTCTACAAAACCGGAGACATTGGCTACTTCGACAGCGAGGGGTTCCTTCACGTGGTGGACCGCATCAAGGACATCATCAAGTATATGAACTTCCAGATATCGCCGTCGGACTTGGAGGATATCATTCTAAAAATTCCCGGAGTGGGACAGGTTTGCGTGGCAGGGATTCCTACGAAGGATCAATCGTCGGAGCTGGCTACTGCGGTGATCGTGAAGCAGCCGGGATCCAGTTTGTCAGCAAAGGAGGTGGTGGATACGGTCAACGATCAAGTTAGCGATTACAAGAAGTTGCGCGGTGGCGTGTTCTTTGTCGATCAACTGCCGATGACGCCGGCTGGGAAAGTTCTGCGTCGATCTGTGAAGGATATGATCGTTTTAGGAAAATACTAG